In the Colletotrichum lupini chromosome 1, complete sequence genome, one interval contains:
- a CDS encoding TPR/MLP1/MLP2-like protein: protein MAAAVDVGYVAGHLGLSESTVSTATTDPTPELVASLLEAVIAKAREYDELYAQKLQVDIELESAHHSAESRCQTFKATADKALKDVEEIRQKLKEEETKRQTVENELQSLKSRGSDHDSEITTLRDRVESLQSSNRANMALLESRNARDSELSEELAKQHQKNVQLQKEITALQQSVQAAQAAVSSAKYREESLQQQLDLARRNGEWFETELKTKSEEALKYRREKGARIAELQRQNEDAKSSIESLKRGEQQLRDRLDAAQAKAEEALTKVQQQQEAFARSEESYKHEIESKQRVVDMTNQLADSHKARVQTLEGEKEALKEKHANEVRRIQHELERERETCRALEERVTQLEGEVDELHARIEQGPPPGSAPQTPRMNGSLLGRPASPFATPASARNKSAITATQAIDELYKVKGQLAGEKRRNQQLAEELDNMIALLEAKTPEIEELQNEADTLRSEITRMSELSQSSFEERDAAKKSARKAESALANAQAESKILRTQLRDLSTQIQMLVFNMHAREKGLEQLTREETVRLEQLSRGEIAEGALNDMSDTHQFITQKFVVFKDIQELQAKNQELLRVTRELAEQMESEEAVAAKSQAVEDHQSVERLQQELANMIEETKSLRSTMESFKSERDMFRRLLQQKASAGELASILGSDDGQRLPLTSIETEEGDGLSPQAALRNLQVEFDTYRNDEESVRRSLREQIDRLSSEKNSLQGEVAKITSQITLASERYEMLHSNFVALQSENKEIQKRNQTLSEDSIKHEIRTQQVAEELIDAKGLLESVRNEAANLKAEKKLWKDIQDRLNQDNESLVQEKTRLNNLLASQQSMQNERDISESEYRRKAQSKIDNLEQELNSTKRKLSDEMEEGKKLQLRKEFDAREAQKRIDELSTSLSQIREEHVAVKTSRDHLQARVDELTIELRNAEDRAGRLAPRPTPRPGTMAPPTQTDQDSEAEVRELINEVSDLKRELDIAKSQLENAREQTEQYKQLSEQNEEALTEFTTTTEQFREEMDAAFAAKDAKIKELEQRVEDLSSELASSNKELSHLRDSQAEVARTYEDEKTILDEEVKRLKEEADRHSEAAKFHQQDLRAQSEITAKAQQDYEHELVKHAEAAKLVQQLRTEYNELKSQTATLRAEAESAKVALSQSESSWEERKQRIEQEMSEIKARRDDVNAQNKLLHEQLESITKQFSALKEGRNAAAGDGNDSAETSSDGAADGLRELNNYLRREKEILEVQYDLKVQESKRLQQQLEYSQSQLDEARLKLDQERRSQAESGQASVAHKDLMDKLNELNLYRESSATLRNELAHARTQISEKNTRIEELEGKVQPLEARIEELQTQKGFLEEEIKQVQEDRDRWQKRTEGILTKYGRVDPAEMEQLKQTINDLQAERDALKESEGPLRAEFEEIKQTLETERTNWANARQRMTDQFKERSRKITGEKNEAIGARNEAVTEKDAAIAEREQLQQQLNSMNTELETTRQNLQTTTQQRAEFEQQVKNFQQQVQRLQQDAQANQSSAPPPAAQPTTDGSPPVSSEVVAQLEQQLAEMRTQLEAISAQKTTAEQELEALRSQLQTAVSERDQAVEAAQQAAQAQLQPAAQSTAEPVATNGASGLSDTERKALEEKIATAEAKATEADRKAKELEENITQTIKERSDKMRNALNEKLRQSREKMEAEFATRVEQEKVIWKAEQQGAAPAKPAGEQPAVPATPIKQQDPDAAPATPMTGTPAGAADLSQLPDAEIRKFLSTNATVRNIMSGNLRKKLEEQTAKVKNETETSMRAEFEQRIANAREEGQLLAQKKSALQINMKDNQLRGANAKIEVVSTAATKTPQRPVGEVWEEAKVAKPAPAAPQQSPAKLAGNAQPAAPRPSISAPSAATPAQAAAPTPGEFIQMNVQHSTLSNRPQAPPASTNQAQPSTGAATSGIPAPGSSIPQKRQIPTPGDTKPAANNAAANPFAAGAANGTPAQANPFSQSTQGQQQQQTPQQQQNPFASSTQGAPAGQTAPQGHGLPQPPAQAAPGQRSGIPLPGRGGAAGRGRGGAYAAGNRVSSGGLAGRGGRGGGRGGQNAGSLNPGANDFQPGNKRPRGDSEAGGNAGAKRARGGGH from the exons ATGGCAGCGGCGGTGGATGTAGGCTACGTGGCCGGCCACCTAGGGCTGTCCGAGTCGACGGTCTCGACAGCCACAACCGACCCGACCCCCGAGCTCGTCGCGAGCCTCCTCGAAGCCGTCATTGCGAAGGCACGCGAGTACGATGAGTTATATGCTCAGAAGCTTCAGGTCGACATCGAGCTCGAAAGCGCACACCACAGCGCCGAATCAAGATGCCAGACATTCAAGGCGACAGCCGACAAGGCCCTGAAGGATGTCGAGGAGATTCGCCAGAAGCTCAAAGAAGAAG AAACAAAGCGACAAACAGTCGAGAACGAGCTCCAGTCGCTCAAGTCCCGCGGATCCGATCACGACTCCGAGATCACTACTCTCCGCGACCGCGTCGAGTCCCTACAATCTTCCAATCGCGCGAATATGGCTTTGCTTGAGTCTCGAAACGCCCGCGATTCAGAGCTGTCTGAAGAGTTGGCGAAGCAGCACCAGAAGAACGTCCAACTCCAAAAGGAGATCACGGCTCTGCAGCAGTCGGTTCAGGCTGCTCAGGCCGCTGTGAGTAGCGCAAAGTACCGAGAGGAGTCACTACAACAACAACTCGATCTTGCTCGACGCAATGGCGAATGGTTCGAGACCGAGCTCAAGACCAAGAGCGAAGAAGCTCTCAAGTACCGCCGCGAGAAGGGCGCTCGGATCGCCGAATTACAACGACAAAACGAAGACGCGAAATCTAGTATCGAATCCCTGAAGCGGGGTGAACAACAGCTCCGAGATCGCCTCGACGCAGCTCAAGCCAAGGCGGAAGAGGCCCTCACCAAGGTCCAGCAACAACAGGAAGCATTCGCCCGCAGCGAGGAGAGCTACAAGCACGAGATCGAGAGCAAGCAGCGCGTCGTTGATATGACCAACCAACTTGCCGACAGTCACAAGGCCCGTGTGCAGACCCTGGAGGGCGAGAAGGAAGCCTTGAAGGAGAAGCATGCAAACGAAGTCCGTCGCATACAGCACGAGCTCGAACGCGAGAGGGAGACTTGCCGTGCCCTGGAGGAACGGGTGACTCAGCTTGAGGGCGAGGTCGACGAGCTTCACGCCCGCATTGAACAAGGACCCCCACCGGGATCTGCACCTCAGACACCCCGTATGAATGGATCCCTTCTCGGAAGGCCTGCCTCGCCTTTTGCTACTCCTGCTTCTGCGCGAAACAAGTCCGCCATCACCGCAACACAGGCTATCGACGAATTGTACAAGGTCAAGGGGCAGCTGGCCGGAGAGAAGCGCCGTAATCAACAACTCGCCGAGGAGCTCGACAATATGATTGCTCTGTTGGAAGCCAAGACACCCGAGATCGAGGAGCTCCAGAATGAGGCCGATACCCTGAGGTCCGAAATTACTAGGATGTCCGAACTATCTCAGTCAAGCTTCGAAGAGCGCGACGCAGCAAAGAAGAGCGCGCGAAAGGCTGAGAGTGCCTTGGCCAACGCTCAGGCCGAGTCCAAGATCCTCCGCACACAACTTCGTGACCTCAGTACACAGATCCAGATGTTGGTCTTCAACATGCATGCCCGCGAAAAGGGCTTGGAGCAGCTGACTCGCGAGGAGACGGTCCGCCTGGAGCAACTTTCCCGTGGAGAAATCGCCGAGGGCGCTCTCAACGACATGTCGGATACCCACCAGTTCATTACCCAGAAGTTCGTCGTCTTCAAGGACATTCAGGAGCTGCAAGCCAAGAATCAAGAGCTTCTGAGGGTAACCCGCGAGCTGGCAGAGCAGATGGAGAGCGAGGAGGCTGTTGCCGCCAAGAGCCAGGCTGTGGAAGATCACCAATCGGTTGAGCGACTGCAACAAGAGCTCGCCAACATGATTGAAGAGACCAAGTCCCTGAGATCAACAATGGAGAGCTTCAAGTCCGAGCGCGACATGTTCAGACGTCTCCTTCAGCAAAAGGCCTCTGCCGGCGAGCTCGCTTCTATCCTTGGCTCCGACGACGGCCAGCGCCTCCCCCTCACTAGTATCGAGACTGAGGAAGGCGACGGCCTGTCTCCACAAGCTGCGCTGCGTAATCTGCAAGTCGAATTCGACACTTACCGAAACGACGAGGAATCCGTCCGTCGCTCCTTGCGGGAGCAGATTGACAGGCTTTCAAGCGAGAAGAATTCCCTCCAGGGCGAGGTTGCAAAGATCACCAGCCAGATTACCCTTGCCTCCGAGAGATACGAGATGCTCCACTCCAATTTTGTTGCGCTGCAGAGCGAGAACAAGGAGATTCAGAAGCGCAACCAGACGCTCTCAGAAGACTCCATCAAGCACGAAATCCGAACCCAGCAAGTTGCCGAAGAACTCATCGATGCCAAGGGCTTGCTCGAGAGCGTTCGAAACGAGGCGGCCAACCTCAAGGCAGAGAAGAAGTTATGGAAGGACATCCAGGATCGTCTCAATCAAGACAACGAGAGTCTTGTGCAGGAGAAGACGAGACTCAACAATCTTTTGGCAAGCCAGCAATCCATGCAGAACGAGCGAGACATTTCTGAGTCTGAGTACAGGCGGAAAGCTCAGTCCAAGATCGACAATCTTGAACAAGAGCTGAACAGCACGAAGCGCAAGCTGTCTGATGAAATGGAAGAAGGCAAGAAGCTTCAGCTCAGGAAGGAGTTCGATGCTCGCGAAGCCCAGAAGCGCATCGATGAGCTCTCTACCAGTCTGAGCCAGATTCGCGAGGAGCACGTCGCTGTTAAGACCAGCCGCGACCACCTGCAAGCTCGCGTTGATGAGCTCACCATCGAACTTCGCAATGCGGAAGACAGAGCTGGTCGCCTGGCGCCCCGGCCAACGCCAAGGCCCGGCACGATGGCACCTCCTACCCAGACTGACCAAGACAGCGAGGCCGAGGTTCGCGAGTTAATCAATGAGGTTTCCGACCTCAAGAGGGAGCTTGACATCGCCAAGTCTCAGCTCGAGAATGCCAGGGAACAGACAGAGCAATACAAGCAACTCAGCGAACAAAATGAAGAAGCTCTTACCGAATTCACAACCACCACAGAGCAATTCAGGGAGGAGATGGATGCTGCGTTCGCGGCCAAGGACGCCAAGATTAAGGAGTTGGAGCAGCGTGTTGAAGATCTGTCATCGGAACTCGCTAGCTCCAACAAGGAACTGTCCCACCTCCGCGACTCCCAAGCCGAAGTTGCCCGCACGTACGAGGATGAGAAGACGATTCTGGACGAGGAAGTGAAGCGTTTGAAGGAAGAAGCGGACCGCCACTCAGAAGCCGCCAAGTTCCACCAACAGGACCTTCGTGCTCAGTCAGAGATCACCGCCAAGGCTCAACAGGACTACGAACACGAACTCGTCAAGCACGCCGAGGCTGCGAAGCTCGTCCAACAGTTGCGCACCGAGTACAACGAGCTCAAGAGCCAGACGGCGACTCTGAGAGCCGAGGCGGAGTCGGCCAAAGTTGCCCTGTCTCAAAGTGAAAGTTCCTGGGAAGAGAGGAAACAGCGAATCGAGCAGGAAATGTCAGAAATCAAGGCTCGCCGCGATGATGTCAACGCACAGAACAAGCTTCTGCACGAGCAGCTGGAGAGCATCACGAAGCAATTCTCTGCGCTCAAGGAGGGTCGCAATGCGGCGGCCGGGGACGGCAACGATAGCGCGGAAACTAGCAGCGACGGTGCAGCCGACGGTCTTCGGGAACTCAACAATTATCTAAGACGGGAGAAGGAGATCTTGGAGGTGCAGTACGACCTCAAGGTGCAGGAATCCAAACGCCTGCAGCAACAGCTCGAGTACTCCCAATCCCAGCTCGATGAGGCTCGGTTGAAGCTCGACCAGGAGAGACGCTCACAAGCTGAGAGCGGCCAAGCCTCCGTTGCCCACAAGGATCTGATGGATAAACTCAACGAGCTCAACCTTTACCGTGAGAGCAGTGCCACCCTCCGCAACGAGCTCGCCCACGCCCGGACGCAAATCTCCGAGAAGAACACCAGGATCGAGGAATTGGAAGGCAAGGTACAGCCTCTGGAGGCTAGGATCGAGGAGCTCCAGACTCAAAAGGGCTTCCTCGAGGAAGAAATCAAGCAAGTTCAGGAGGACCGCGACAGGTGGCAGAAGCGAACCGAGGGCATCCTTACAAAGTACGGCCGCGTTGATCCCGCCGAGATGGAGCAACTCAAGCAGACCATCAATGATCTGCAGGCCGAGCGCGACGCTCTCAAGGAGTCTGAAGGCCCTCTTCGAGCAGAGTTCGAGGAGATAAAGCAGACATTGGAGACGGAGAGGACCAATTGGGCGAACGCTCGCCAACGCATGACCGATCAGTTCAAAGAGCGGTCACGTAAGATCACTGGCGAGAAGAATGAGGCAATTGGTGCACGGAACGAGGCGGTCACGGAGAAGGACGCTGCGATTGCTGAGCGTGAACAACTGCAGCAGCAACTCAACTCTATGAACACCGAGCTCGAGACAACAAGACAGAATTTGCAGACGACAACACAGCAGCGTGCGGAGTTTGAGCAGCAAGTCAAGAACTTCCAGCAACAGGTACAAAGGCTACAGCAGGATGCTCAAGCCAACCAATCTAGCGCGCCACCTCCTGCCGCTCAACCCACGACAGACGGGTCTCCACCAGTATCTTCGGAAGTAGTCGCCCAGTTGGAGCAGCAACTCGCCGAGATGCGAACCCAACTGGAAGCCATCTCAGCCCAAAAGACGACCGCCGAGCAGGAGCTTGAGGCCCTGCGATCGCAACTGCAGACAGCCGTCTCCGAGAGAGACCAGGCTGTCGAGGCTGCACAGCAGGCTGCCCAGGCGCAGCTTCAGCCCGCCGCCCAGTCGACGGCGGAGCCTGTTGCCACAAACGGCGCGAGTGGCTTATCCGACACTGAGCGGAAGGCTTTAGAGGAGAAGATTGCTACCGCCGAAGCCAAGGCTACAGAGGCTGACCGCAAGGCGAAGGAGCTCGAAGAGAACATCACCCAGACCATCAAGGAGCGGTCTGATAAGATGCGCAACGCACTCAATGAGAAGCTACGCCAGTCTCGCGAGAAGATGGAAGCCGAGTTCGCCACGAGGGTAGAGCAAGAAAAGGTCATTTGGAAGGCTGAGCAGCAAGGCGCCGCACCTGCTAAGCCTGCGGGAGAACAACCGGCTGTGCCTGCGACGCCCATCAAGCAGCAAGACCCGGACGCAGCTCCGGCAACGCCAATGACCGGTACACCTGCTGGTGCTGCGGATCTATCTCAACTCCCCGATGCCGAGATTCGGAAGTTCCTTTCTACCAATGCTACCGTGCGGAACATTATGTCGGGAAATCTTAGAAAGAAACTCGAGGAACAGACTGCCAAGGTTAAAAACGAGACAGAGACGAGTATGAGAGCCGAGTTCGAGCAGAGAATCGCAAACGCTCGCGAGGAAGGTCAGCTGCTGGCACAGAAGAAGTCTGCGCTGCAGATCAACATGAAGGACAATCAGCTCAGAGGTGCCAACGCCAAGATCGAAGTCGTGTCCACGGCCGCAACAAAGACACCTCAAAGACCCGTTGGGGAAGTTTGGGAGGAAGCTAAAGTTGCCAAACCAGCTCCCGCCGCGCCGCAGCAAAGCCCGGCGAAGCTCGCTGGCAACGCACAACCCGCCGCACCCCGTCCTTCGATCTCGGCGCCCTCGGCTGCCACACCAGCCCAAGCTGCTGCCCCGACACCTGGTGAGTTTATCCAAATGAACGTGCAACACTCTACTCTTTCCAACCGTCCTCAAGCCCCACCAGCCTCAACCAACCAAGCACAACCATCAACCGGGGCTGCTACTAGCGGAATCCCTGCGCCGGGCAGTAGCATCCCTCAGAAGAGACAAATACCTACTCCTGGGGACACCAAGCCGGCAGCCAACAATGCTGCAGCGAACCCGTTCGCGGCCGGTGCTGCTAATGGCACTCCGGCCCAGGCCAACCCGTTCTCACAGAGTACACAaggacagcagcagcagcaaacaCCACAACAGCAACAGAACCCCTTCGCTTCCAGTACACAAGGGGCACCGGCGGGTCAGACCGCACCGCAAGGTCATGGGCTACCGCAACCACCGGCTCAGGCTGCTCCAGGCCAAAGGAGTGGCATCCCTCTTCCAGGACGAGGCGGTGCAGCTGGTCGTGGTCGGGGTGGCGCTTACGCTGCCGGAAATAGGGTGTCAAGCGGTGGTCTAGCAGGACGTGGCGGACGTGGTGGTGGCCGAGGAGGACAAAATGCCGGCTCGTTGAACCCTGGTGCCAACGATTTCCAGCCTGGTAACAAGCGGCCTAGAGGAGATTCCGAAGCCGGCGGAAATGCTGGTGCGAAGCGAGCCAGAGGAGGTGGACACTGA